A single Argentina anserina chromosome 7, drPotAnse1.1, whole genome shotgun sequence DNA region contains:
- the LOC126803237 gene encoding type I inositol polyphosphate 5-phosphatase 10 isoform X2 has translation MAIGNQDLKKKSFIHKIFTIKDREVIGTSDIPEAQSDPGLDSQFLSGGGAEMPVGRDVKSFRVFVATWNVGGQSPHTGLNLDDFLQVDNPSDIYVLGFQEIVPLNAGNVLVLEDNEPAAKWLALINQSLNKPTNGSSHTASLGSSLFFSKPSLKKVSKSYRTESKRKLKSCNCTYELERKQSKDFCFRCQQPNINEDDLSSEPDDEGSNGLDISEISISSASQMNYSLVASKQMVGIFVTLWARKECVPYVSHLRISCVSRGIMGCLGNKGCISVSFLFHQTSFCFVCSHLASGEKEGDELRRNMDVLEILKNTQFPKICRTACTRVPDKILDHEKVIWLGDLNYRIALSYSETRKLLVDNDWDTLLDKDQLKIEREAGRVFKGWKEGKIFFAPTYKYFYNSDSYFSEIKTSKKKRRTPAWCDRILWHGNGIRQLSYIRGESRFSDHRPVCAAFIVDVAVNEYGLKKETPISNMKIEIEELLPTRNRQSRILR, from the exons ATGGCTATTGGGAATCAAGACCTGAAAAAGAAG TCTTTTATCCACAAGATTTTCACCATTAAAGACAGAGAAGTGATTGGCACATCTGATATTCCTG AAGCTCAATCTGATCCGGGGCTTGACAGTCAATTTTTAAGTGGCGGAGGTGCTGAAATGCCTGTTGGTCGAGATGTTAAGTCCTTTCG AGTGTTTGTAGCAACCTGGAATGTAGGAGGGCAGTCTCCCCATACTGGCCTTAACTTGGACGATTTTCTTCAGGTTGATAATCCATCAGACATATATGTCTTGGG TTTTCAGGAAATTGTTCCTTTAAATGCTGGAAATGTGTTAGTTCTAGAAGACAATGAACCTGCTGCAAAATGGCTTGCTTTAATCAATCAGTCGCTGAATAAACCAACAAATGGGTCTTCACATACAGCAAGTCTTGGTAGTTCATTGTTTTTCTCGAAGCCGTCCCTTAAAAAGGTTAGCAAGTCGTATAGAACAGAGAGCAAAAGGAAGCTGAAGAGTTGCAACTGCACTTATGAATTAGAAAGGAAGCAAAGTAAAGATTTCTGTTTTCGATGCCAacaacctaatataaatgaagATGACTTGTCTTCTGAACCAGATGACGAAGGATCTAATGGCCTTGATATCTCAGAAATTTCCATATCCTCTGCCAGCCAGATGAATTACAGCCTTGTAGCAAGTAAGCAAATGGTAGGAATTTTTGTAACTCTTTGGGCAAGGAAGGAGTGCGTACCATATGTTAGTCACTTGAGAATCTCCTGTGTTAGTCGTGGCATCATGGGCTGCCTTGGAAACAAG GGTTGTATTTCAGTAAGCTTTCTATTCCATCAGACAAGCTTTTGTTTCGTCTGTAGTCACTTGGCATCTGGTGAGAAAGAGGGGGATGAGCTTAGGAGAAATATGGATGTCTTGGAGATTCTTAAGAATACACAGTTCCCTAAGATTTGTAGAACAGCTTGCACTAGGGTTCCAGATAAAATTCTAGACCATGA AAAGGTCATATGGTTAGGGGACTTGAACTACCGTATTGCGTTGAGCTACTCAGAAACCCGGAAACTTTTAGTTGACAATGACTGGGATACACTTCTTGACAAAGATCAG CTCAAGATTGAAAGAGAAGCAGGCCGGGTTTTCAAAGGATggaaagaaggaaaaattTTCTTTGCACCTACTTACAAATACTTCTACAACTCGGACAGTTATTTTAGCGAGATAAAAACatcgaagaagaaaagaagaacccCAGCTTG GTGTGATAGAATACTTTGGCATGGAAATGGGATAAGACAACTGTCATACATTCGTGGAGAGTCCCGTTTTTCTGACCACCGGCCAGTTTGTGCTGCATTTATTGTGGATGTCGCTGTTAATGAGTATGGATTGAAGAAGGAAACACctatctctaacatgaaaattgaaattgaagagcTTTTACCAACACGTAACAGACAATCGAGAATCTT GCGCTAA
- the LOC126803237 gene encoding type I inositol polyphosphate 5-phosphatase 10 isoform X1, with amino-acid sequence MAIGNQDLKKKSFIHKIFTIKDREVIGTSDIPEAQSDPGLDSQFLSGGGAEMPVGRDVKSFRVFVATWNVGGQSPHTGLNLDDFLQVDNPSDIYVLGFQEIVPLNAGNVLVLEDNEPAAKWLALINQSLNKPTNGSSHTASLGSSLFFSKPSLKKVSKSYRTESKRKLKSCNCTYELERKQSKDFCFRCQQPNINEDDLSSEPDDEGSNGLDISEISISSASQMNYSLVASKQMVGIFVTLWARKECVPYVSHLRISCVSRGIMGCLGNKGCISVSFLFHQTSFCFVCSHLASGEKEGDELRRNMDVLEILKNTQFPKICRTACTRVPDKILDHEKVIWLGDLNYRIALSYSETRKLLVDNDWDTLLDKDQLKIEREAGRVFKGWKEGKIFFAPTYKYFYNSDSYFSEIKTSKKKRRTPAWCDRILWHGNGIRQLSYIRGESRFSDHRPVCAAFIVDVAVNEYGLKKETPISNMKIEIEELLPTRAKVTNHRHGKV; translated from the exons ATGGCTATTGGGAATCAAGACCTGAAAAAGAAG TCTTTTATCCACAAGATTTTCACCATTAAAGACAGAGAAGTGATTGGCACATCTGATATTCCTG AAGCTCAATCTGATCCGGGGCTTGACAGTCAATTTTTAAGTGGCGGAGGTGCTGAAATGCCTGTTGGTCGAGATGTTAAGTCCTTTCG AGTGTTTGTAGCAACCTGGAATGTAGGAGGGCAGTCTCCCCATACTGGCCTTAACTTGGACGATTTTCTTCAGGTTGATAATCCATCAGACATATATGTCTTGGG TTTTCAGGAAATTGTTCCTTTAAATGCTGGAAATGTGTTAGTTCTAGAAGACAATGAACCTGCTGCAAAATGGCTTGCTTTAATCAATCAGTCGCTGAATAAACCAACAAATGGGTCTTCACATACAGCAAGTCTTGGTAGTTCATTGTTTTTCTCGAAGCCGTCCCTTAAAAAGGTTAGCAAGTCGTATAGAACAGAGAGCAAAAGGAAGCTGAAGAGTTGCAACTGCACTTATGAATTAGAAAGGAAGCAAAGTAAAGATTTCTGTTTTCGATGCCAacaacctaatataaatgaagATGACTTGTCTTCTGAACCAGATGACGAAGGATCTAATGGCCTTGATATCTCAGAAATTTCCATATCCTCTGCCAGCCAGATGAATTACAGCCTTGTAGCAAGTAAGCAAATGGTAGGAATTTTTGTAACTCTTTGGGCAAGGAAGGAGTGCGTACCATATGTTAGTCACTTGAGAATCTCCTGTGTTAGTCGTGGCATCATGGGCTGCCTTGGAAACAAG GGTTGTATTTCAGTAAGCTTTCTATTCCATCAGACAAGCTTTTGTTTCGTCTGTAGTCACTTGGCATCTGGTGAGAAAGAGGGGGATGAGCTTAGGAGAAATATGGATGTCTTGGAGATTCTTAAGAATACACAGTTCCCTAAGATTTGTAGAACAGCTTGCACTAGGGTTCCAGATAAAATTCTAGACCATGA AAAGGTCATATGGTTAGGGGACTTGAACTACCGTATTGCGTTGAGCTACTCAGAAACCCGGAAACTTTTAGTTGACAATGACTGGGATACACTTCTTGACAAAGATCAG CTCAAGATTGAAAGAGAAGCAGGCCGGGTTTTCAAAGGATggaaagaaggaaaaattTTCTTTGCACCTACTTACAAATACTTCTACAACTCGGACAGTTATTTTAGCGAGATAAAAACatcgaagaagaaaagaagaacccCAGCTTG GTGTGATAGAATACTTTGGCATGGAAATGGGATAAGACAACTGTCATACATTCGTGGAGAGTCCCGTTTTTCTGACCACCGGCCAGTTTGTGCTGCATTTATTGTGGATGTCGCTGTTAATGAGTATGGATTGAAGAAGGAAACACctatctctaacatgaaaattgaaattgaagagcTTTTACCAACAC GCGCTAAAGTTACTAATCACAGGCATGGAAAGGTTTGA